A window of the Microbulbifer aggregans genome harbors these coding sequences:
- a CDS encoding DUF6334 family protein — protein sequence MLKALQDIHDSAGVLRHVVEYQFANELLIALELCFQSRTYFLLADAELDALVITDSWGPDDKNLSSTDVSRNYPWNKVIGQEVLWSWMLTNHQGYSDGMRMEFAGLNSKLALEVIVEASEICVFSASRVIST from the coding sequence TTGCTGAAAGCACTGCAGGATATACATGATAGTGCCGGCGTGCTCCGGCACGTTGTCGAGTATCAGTTTGCAAATGAGCTATTGATTGCTTTAGAGCTTTGTTTTCAAAGTCGTACATACTTCCTCCTTGCGGACGCCGAGCTTGATGCATTAGTGATTACTGATTCCTGGGGTCCCGATGATAAAAATCTAAGTAGCACCGACGTAAGCAGAAATTACCCTTGGAATAAAGTCATAGGCCAAGAAGTACTTTGGTCCTGGATGCTAACAAATCACCAGGGCTACAGTGATGGAATGAGGATGGAGTTTGCAGGATTAAATTCGAAGCTGGCTCTGGAGGTCATAGTGGAGGCATCTGAAATTTGTGTTTTTTCAGCCTCACGCGTGATAAGCACCTAA
- a CDS encoding HNH endonuclease, protein MSKNWEYAAGLLWPVLVAAAKDRRKPIYGELAPLIQTNPLSVGNALEPIQAYCMDSKLPPLSAIVVGKTTGLPGGGFIAWDIDDIETAFEKVFDYPWSSIPNPFGGFSENDTIESLSNELIKAPSKAKEIYTKVKIRGTAQRIFRAALLKAYDCKCAICGFSFMEALEAAHIIPWSKAKPEERISPCNGVLLCSNHHRLFDVGIIKITTGFEILHGAAGRDYSDADRAATVLFNSELLRLPKDISVRPSVELIKKRNQAYEH, encoded by the coding sequence ATGTCAAAGAATTGGGAATATGCTGCGGGCCTTTTATGGCCAGTCTTGGTGGCAGCAGCTAAAGATCGTAGAAAACCTATATATGGGGAACTTGCACCTTTAATTCAGACAAATCCCCTAAGCGTTGGAAATGCCTTAGAACCCATTCAAGCATATTGTATGGATTCTAAATTGCCTCCGTTATCCGCAATTGTTGTTGGTAAAACCACGGGGCTACCGGGAGGGGGGTTTATCGCTTGGGATATTGATGACATAGAAACAGCTTTTGAAAAGGTTTTTGATTACCCTTGGTCATCAATACCAAATCCATTTGGCGGATTTTCTGAAAATGACACCATAGAGAGCCTGTCCAATGAACTTATAAAGGCGCCAAGCAAAGCTAAAGAGATTTATACAAAAGTAAAGATAAGGGGTACAGCACAGCGTATTTTTCGCGCAGCACTGCTTAAGGCATATGATTGCAAATGTGCTATTTGCGGTTTCAGCTTCATGGAGGCGCTAGAGGCAGCTCACATTATCCCTTGGTCAAAGGCAAAACCTGAAGAGCGAATCTCTCCTTGCAATGGTGTTTTGCTGTGTTCAAATCATCATAGGCTATTTGATGTCGGAATAATTAAAATAACAACTGGCTTCGAGATACTTCATGGAGCGGCAGGGCGAGACTATAGCGACGCTGACAGGGCTGCCACCGTGCTTTTTAATTCAGAGCTCTTGCGGCTGCCAAAAGATATAAGTGTACGACCTTCGGTTGAACTAATTAAGAAAAGAAATCAGGCGTATGAGCACTAA
- the acnB gene encoding bifunctional aconitate hydratase 2/2-methylisocitrate dehydratase: MLEAYRKHVAERAEQGIPPKPLDAEQVAGLVELLKNPPAGEEQELVELLTHRVPPGVDEAAYVKAGFLSAIVKGEAESPLIDREHATKLLGMMLGGYNIATLVDLLDDSKLAELAAEQLKGTLLMFDAFHDVEEKAKAGNEHAKGVIESWAEGEWFTKRNKVPESIKVAVFKVTGETNTDDLSPAPDAWSRPDIPLHALAMYKMKRDGLEPEEHGVTGPLKQIEEVKAKGLPVAFVGDVVGTGSSRKSATNSVLWYFGEDMPGVPNKKGGGICIGGKVAPIFYNTMEDAGALVFEAPVDDLNMGDIIEIRPYDGKILAEDGKVLSEFELRSEVLLDEVQAGGRINLIVGRGLTNKARESLGLESTDLFRKPEQPNDTGKGYTLAQKMVGKACGMEGVRPGTYCEPKMTTVGSQDTTGPMTRDELKDLACLGFQADLVMQSFCHTAAYPKPVDIDTQHKLPDFIMNRGGVSLRPADGIIHSWLNRMLLPDTVGTGGDSHTRFPMGISFPAGSGLVAFAAATGVMPLDMPESVLVRFKGEMQPGITLRDLVHAIPYYAIQKGLLTVEKKGKKNIFSGRILEIEGLDNLTVEQAFELSDASAERSAAGCTIKLSEETIAEYLRSNITLLRWMIAEGYGSKRTLERRARAMEEWLANPELMQADADAEYTEVIEIDLAEIKEPIVCAPNDPDDARLLSEVAGDKVDEVFLGSCMTNIGHFRAAGKLLEQVKGSVPTRMWIAPPTKMDEHQLMEEGYYNIYGRAGARTEMPGCSLCMGNQARVAPNSTVLSTSTRNFPNRLGDGANVYLTSAELASVGAILGKLPTPAEYQEYAKNINSMAAEIYRYMNFDQIEEFQKSAEEGRRIAATEIQEVSV, encoded by the coding sequence GTGCTTGAAGCCTATCGCAAACACGTCGCAGAACGCGCCGAACAGGGTATTCCGCCCAAGCCTTTAGATGCCGAACAAGTGGCCGGGCTGGTAGAGCTCCTGAAGAATCCCCCCGCCGGCGAAGAACAGGAACTGGTAGAACTGCTGACCCACCGCGTACCGCCGGGTGTGGACGAAGCAGCCTACGTTAAGGCCGGCTTCCTGTCCGCCATCGTCAAGGGCGAGGCCGAGAGCCCGCTGATCGATCGCGAACACGCCACCAAACTGCTGGGCATGATGCTGGGCGGTTACAACATCGCCACCCTGGTCGACCTGCTGGACGACAGTAAACTGGCCGAACTGGCTGCCGAGCAGCTGAAAGGCACCCTGCTGATGTTCGACGCCTTCCACGATGTGGAAGAGAAAGCCAAGGCCGGCAACGAGCACGCCAAGGGCGTGATTGAATCCTGGGCCGAGGGCGAGTGGTTCACCAAGCGCAACAAGGTGCCGGAAAGCATCAAGGTTGCCGTGTTCAAGGTGACTGGCGAAACCAACACCGACGACCTGTCCCCTGCCCCCGATGCCTGGTCCCGTCCGGACATCCCCCTGCACGCGCTGGCCATGTACAAAATGAAGCGCGATGGCCTGGAGCCGGAAGAGCACGGCGTGACCGGTCCGCTGAAACAAATTGAAGAAGTGAAGGCCAAGGGCCTGCCGGTTGCCTTCGTCGGTGACGTGGTTGGTACTGGTTCTTCCCGCAAGTCCGCCACCAACTCCGTACTGTGGTACTTCGGTGAAGATATGCCGGGCGTACCTAACAAGAAAGGCGGTGGCATCTGTATCGGCGGCAAAGTAGCGCCGATCTTCTACAACACCATGGAAGACGCCGGCGCACTGGTGTTCGAAGCACCGGTCGACGATCTGAACATGGGCGACATCATCGAGATCCGCCCTTACGACGGCAAGATCCTGGCTGAAGACGGCAAAGTACTGTCTGAATTTGAACTGCGCTCTGAGGTACTGCTGGACGAAGTCCAGGCAGGCGGTCGTATCAACCTGATCGTTGGCCGTGGCCTTACCAACAAAGCCCGCGAGTCCCTGGGCCTGGAGTCCACCGACCTGTTCCGCAAGCCGGAGCAGCCGAACGACACCGGCAAGGGTTACACCCTGGCCCAGAAGATGGTCGGTAAGGCCTGCGGTATGGAGGGCGTGCGCCCGGGTACCTACTGCGAGCCGAAGATGACCACCGTAGGCTCCCAGGACACCACTGGCCCGATGACCCGCGACGAGCTGAAAGACCTCGCCTGCCTCGGCTTCCAGGCCGACCTGGTGATGCAGTCCTTCTGTCATACCGCGGCCTACCCGAAGCCGGTGGACATCGACACCCAGCACAAACTGCCGGACTTCATCATGAACCGCGGCGGCGTTTCCCTGCGCCCGGCGGACGGCATCATTCACAGCTGGCTGAACCGCATGCTGCTGCCTGACACCGTCGGCACCGGTGGTGACTCCCACACGCGCTTCCCTATGGGCATCTCCTTCCCGGCCGGTTCCGGCCTGGTAGCGTTTGCCGCAGCCACCGGCGTTATGCCGCTGGACATGCCGGAATCCGTACTGGTGCGCTTCAAGGGCGAGATGCAGCCGGGTATCACCCTGCGTGACCTGGTCCATGCGATCCCCTACTACGCGATCCAGAAGGGCCTGCTCACCGTCGAGAAGAAAGGCAAGAAGAACATCTTCTCCGGCCGCATCCTCGAGATCGAAGGTCTGGACAACCTGACCGTAGAACAGGCTTTCGAGCTGTCTGACGCTTCCGCCGAGCGCTCCGCTGCCGGCTGTACCATCAAGCTGTCTGAAGAAACCATCGCCGAGTACCTGCGTTCCAACATCACCCTGCTGCGCTGGATGATCGCCGAAGGTTACGGCTCCAAGCGCACCCTGGAGCGCCGCGCGCGCGCCATGGAAGAGTGGCTGGCCAACCCGGAGCTGATGCAAGCCGACGCCGACGCCGAGTACACCGAGGTGATCGAAATCGACCTGGCCGAGATCAAGGAACCGATCGTCTGCGCCCCGAACGACCCGGACGACGCACGCCTGCTGTCCGAAGTGGCTGGCGACAAGGTAGACGAGGTGTTCCTGGGCTCCTGTATGACCAACATCGGTCACTTCCGTGCCGCCGGTAAATTGCTGGAGCAGGTGAAAGGCAGCGTTCCGACCCGCATGTGGATCGCCCCGCCCACCAAGATGGACGAGCACCAGCTGATGGAAGAGGGTTACTACAACATCTACGGCCGTGCCGGTGCCCGCACCGAAATGCCCGGCTGCTCCCTGTGTATGGGTAACCAGGCGCGTGTGGCCCCGAACAGCACCGTGCTGTCCACCTCCACCCGCAACTTCCCCAACCGCCTGGGCGACGGGGCCAACGTGTACCTGACCTCTGCGGAGCTGGCCTCCGTGGGCGCCATCCTCGGCAAACTGCCCACCCCGGCGGAGTACCAGGAGTACGCGAAGAACATCAACTCCATGGCGGCAGAAATCTACCGCTACATGAATTTCGACCAGATCGAAGAGTTCCAGAAGTCTGCCGAAGAAGGCCGACGGATCGCCGCGACCGAGATTCAGGAAGTGAGTGTTTAA
- a CDS encoding DUF1289 domain-containing protein, translating into MYKKVRTPCIGVCSTGIGDDVCRGCKRFAHEVIDWNAYSEEQRRIIAERRETYLTNAVRSQLEIVDRDLLLAQLQHQQIRFDQDQNPYCWVFELLRAGASQIQNTQDYGLQPTAQARGVSLVEVRRRIDEDFYALSVAYYLRYVAPGLQQA; encoded by the coding sequence ATGTACAAGAAAGTCCGCACTCCCTGTATCGGTGTCTGCTCCACTGGCATTGGCGATGATGTCTGCCGCGGTTGCAAGCGGTTCGCCCATGAGGTGATCGACTGGAACGCCTACAGCGAGGAGCAGCGCCGGATCATTGCGGAGCGTCGCGAAACCTACCTGACCAATGCCGTGCGTAGCCAGCTGGAGATTGTCGATCGCGATTTGTTGCTCGCCCAGCTGCAGCACCAGCAGATCCGCTTCGATCAGGACCAGAACCCTTATTGCTGGGTCTTCGAGTTGCTGCGGGCTGGTGCAAGCCAGATACAGAATACCCAGGACTATGGCCTGCAGCCCACGGCGCAGGCGCGAGGCGTCTCCCTGGTGGAGGTGCGGCGACGCATTGACGAGGACTTTTACGCGCTGTCTGTAGCCTACTATTTGCGCTACGTGGCGCCGGGTCTGCAGCAGGCCTGA
- a CDS encoding lipid kinase, whose amino-acid sequence MTNQSQSAGQKALLLVNPASRNAAGADLDRGLESLRAAGMEVELLESSSVEDSRRAIRDRCAHLELVIVAGGDGTISSVAGTLLDCKLPFAILPLGTANDLARSLGIEGDLAAAFECIRADHRQNIDLGEVNGHYFFNAANMGLGTKVTEELESEAKARLGVFAYLKAVIAALTHAEQFRVEAQVDGERHRFHSIQLAVGNGRFYGGGNVIDRDARVNDGKLSLYSLRPQRLWELLTLAPLLRRGEHRLAKRVFNAAGREIRIRTWPAGMAVHADGEPVTETPAMFKVIPAALEAVVAARAPVLQDQESRQS is encoded by the coding sequence GTGACCAATCAAAGTCAAAGTGCAGGGCAAAAGGCCCTGTTGCTGGTGAATCCGGCCAGCCGTAATGCGGCAGGTGCGGATCTCGATCGGGGTTTGGAGTCCCTCCGGGCCGCGGGCATGGAAGTGGAGCTGCTCGAGTCCTCGTCCGTGGAGGATTCCCGCCGGGCCATTCGCGATCGCTGTGCCCATCTGGAGCTGGTGATTGTCGCCGGTGGTGACGGCACGATCAGTTCGGTGGCGGGCACGCTGCTGGACTGCAAACTCCCCTTCGCCATCCTTCCCCTCGGCACTGCCAATGACCTGGCCCGTTCCCTCGGCATCGAGGGCGATCTTGCGGCCGCGTTTGAGTGTATTCGTGCAGATCACCGCCAGAATATCGATCTGGGGGAGGTCAATGGTCACTATTTTTTCAATGCGGCCAATATGGGGCTCGGCACCAAAGTCACCGAAGAGCTGGAGTCTGAGGCCAAGGCGCGTCTGGGGGTATTTGCCTATTTAAAGGCGGTGATTGCCGCACTGACTCACGCCGAGCAGTTTCGGGTCGAGGCGCAGGTGGATGGCGAACGTCACCGTTTTCACTCGATACAGCTGGCGGTGGGTAACGGCCGCTTTTATGGCGGTGGTAATGTCATCGACCGCGATGCGCGCGTCAATGACGGCAAATTGTCGCTATACAGCCTGCGCCCCCAGCGGCTCTGGGAGCTGTTGACGCTGGCACCGCTGCTGCGCCGTGGGGAGCACCGACTGGCCAAGCGGGTGTTCAATGCGGCCGGGCGCGAGATCCGCATTCGCACCTGGCCGGCAGGCATGGCGGTACATGCGGACGGGGAGCCGGTTACTGAAACCCCGGCTATGTTCAAGGTGATACCCGCTGCGCTGGAGGCCGTCGTGGCCGCCCGCGCACCGGTTCTGCAGGACCAGGAGAGCCGACAATCATGA
- a CDS encoding iron-containing redox enzyme family protein encodes MNRSEFKEGLLRVMERRVHWSEAAFAAGQVPRDRLHILLEQEYASHVRDLSILLGQAYVQCPLSKARKLLAEELYEQETGGLSGSDGNAELFLGLAAGLGLSTDRFRHVTLLPEAAKFHQLLMEACSRHGWEVGAAVTMVFLEGNPYARAGLEPGVADAPRVRPVDHPLVRFYGLPLQSLALTRVHHGRDRAQRKAAWHLMLDFVDEEARPRVLQWMGQVLHGWLHYRDELAGKIGLLPVGAPPSAGHWRDSA; translated from the coding sequence ATGAATCGCTCTGAATTCAAAGAGGGATTATTGCGGGTGATGGAACGCCGGGTGCACTGGTCCGAGGCTGCATTTGCTGCCGGGCAGGTGCCGAGGGATCGGCTGCATATTCTGCTGGAGCAGGAATACGCCAGTCATGTGCGGGATCTTTCGATCCTGCTCGGGCAGGCGTACGTGCAATGCCCGCTGTCGAAGGCGCGCAAGCTGCTGGCGGAAGAGCTCTATGAGCAGGAGACTGGGGGGCTCAGTGGTTCCGACGGTAATGCTGAGTTGTTCCTCGGGCTGGCTGCTGGCTTGGGTTTGTCCACGGATCGCTTCCGCCACGTAACATTACTGCCGGAGGCCGCCAAATTTCACCAGCTCCTCATGGAGGCCTGCAGCCGCCATGGTTGGGAGGTGGGCGCGGCGGTCACCATGGTCTTTCTGGAAGGTAACCCCTATGCGCGCGCCGGCCTCGAGCCTGGCGTGGCTGATGCGCCGCGGGTGCGCCCGGTGGATCATCCACTGGTCCGGTTCTACGGGTTGCCACTGCAGAGTTTGGCCCTGACCCGGGTTCACCATGGCCGCGACCGGGCTCAGCGCAAGGCGGCCTGGCACCTGATGCTGGATTTCGTCGACGAGGAGGCGCGTCCTCGTGTGCTGCAATGGATGGGGCAGGTTCTGCATGGTTGGCTGCACTACCGCGATGAATTGGCAGGGAAAATTGGTCTGCTGCCGGTAGGGGCGCCTCCTTCGGCCGGCCACTGGCGAGACTCGGCTTGA
- a CDS encoding tRNA-(ms[2]io[6]A)-hydroxylase, with translation MSQAVPDLSAIHDFLLCPTPDAWVEAALEEPELMLVDHANCEKKAAGTALNLMFRYLEDFELLNKMSRLAREELRHFEQVLAIMERRGIRYPHVSASRYAAGLREQVRSAEPGRLVDTLICGAIIEARSCERFARIAPHLDEELQKFYLSLLKSEARHFRDYLALAKKAAGEDISVRVQELLEVEQALVQNPDGEFRFHSGAPQVTA, from the coding sequence ATGAGCCAAGCCGTTCCCGATCTCTCTGCCATCCATGACTTCCTGTTGTGCCCCACCCCCGATGCCTGGGTTGAGGCTGCACTCGAGGAGCCCGAGCTGATGCTGGTGGACCACGCCAATTGCGAGAAGAAGGCGGCCGGTACGGCGCTGAACCTGATGTTCCGCTACCTCGAGGACTTCGAATTACTGAACAAGATGTCGCGCCTCGCCCGGGAGGAACTGCGCCATTTCGAGCAGGTGCTGGCGATCATGGAACGGCGAGGAATTCGCTACCCCCATGTCAGTGCTTCCCGCTATGCGGCGGGCTTACGCGAGCAGGTCCGTAGCGCCGAGCCGGGTCGTCTGGTCGATACCCTGATCTGCGGTGCGATCATCGAGGCCCGTTCATGTGAGCGTTTTGCCCGCATTGCCCCTCACCTCGATGAGGAATTGCAGAAATTCTATCTCTCGTTGCTGAAATCCGAGGCGCGTCATTTCCGCGATTATCTGGCGCTGGCAAAGAAGGCTGCCGGTGAGGATATTTCGGTACGCGTACAGGAGCTGCTCGAAGTGGAGCAGGCGCTGGTGCAGAACCCGGACGGCGAATTCCGTTTTCATAGCGGCGCGCCCCAGGTCACTGCTTAG
- a CDS encoding DUF3081 family protein, producing the protein MEKEHKIDVKQALRVFDKATREGEKRDDGWHYRGLTCSTDFDGYTVFISDGRAQLTVFFHNKYTVDYGNPLELQEFVDLLAKIDRADS; encoded by the coding sequence GTGGAAAAAGAACACAAGATCGACGTCAAGCAGGCCCTGCGCGTATTTGACAAGGCAACCAGAGAGGGGGAGAAACGGGATGACGGCTGGCACTACCGGGGACTGACCTGCAGCACCGACTTTGACGGCTACACCGTGTTTATCAGCGACGGCAGGGCCCAGCTGACCGTGTTCTTTCACAACAAGTACACGGTGGACTACGGCAACCCGCTCGAACTACAGGAATTCGTCGACCTGCTGGCGAAGATCGACCGGGCCGACAGCTAG
- a CDS encoding DUF3429 domain-containing protein, whose product MNDSLDKPPPTEPTPLFDALAYAGILPFVLGIWLQWRGGDLLGVEGHFLFAAYSACILSFLGGIWWGGALNGPNHPRRLSLTLQSNGVALLAWLGLLLSSTLWGFVLLALGFAYVRWEEARLNPNARRLRNYFRTRSRVSYLVILCHLVMVLLLLWRGGVNQAT is encoded by the coding sequence ATGAACGATTCCCTCGATAAGCCACCGCCAACGGAGCCGACGCCGCTATTCGATGCGCTGGCCTATGCCGGAATATTGCCCTTTGTGTTGGGCATCTGGCTGCAGTGGAGGGGGGGCGATCTCCTTGGAGTCGAGGGCCATTTTCTCTTTGCTGCTTACAGTGCCTGTATCCTGAGCTTTCTCGGCGGTATCTGGTGGGGCGGTGCGCTTAACGGTCCAAATCACCCGCGCCGCCTGTCTCTCACTCTGCAGAGCAACGGTGTAGCCCTGCTGGCCTGGCTGGGCCTGCTGCTGTCGTCGACGCTGTGGGGGTTCGTTTTGCTGGCGCTCGGGTTTGCCTATGTGCGCTGGGAAGAGGCGCGGCTCAATCCCAATGCCCGCCGGCTGCGTAACTACTTCCGCACGCGCAGCCGCGTCAGTTACTTGGTGATCCTGTGTCACCTGGTGATGGTGTTGCTGTTGTTATGGCGCG